From Achromobacter spanius, a single genomic window includes:
- a CDS encoding MFS transporter has protein sequence MTQEQEAAAGGGAKPAPPDGLPAPRRYWAAATVMTGISLSVLDTTIANVALPTIAKDLDALPAQAVWIVNAYNLAVVMALLPLSALAERIGFRRMFTFGLVLFTLASLGCALAGTLWQLTAARVFQGLGAATLMCMFGGLVRNIYPLKMLGRGISINATTVAVMSVLGPTIGSAILSVAPWPWIFAVNLPICALAMFGLRHLPEVPRNNVKLDWISALLCMATLGVFISGVDMMGEDLLRGIGLVAISAVAGIVLVRRASQQTAPLVPVDLLRIRPLAFAVGASACTFAAQMASYVSLPFYFQQVLGRPYLEVGLLMGAWPVGTAIIAPLAGRLSDRYSAATLSGIGAATMVAGMLWLALLPSTVSNWPVIAGMFVAGVGFGFFQTPNNRALLSAAPRLRSGAAGGLQATTRVFGQSFGTALVAIAFSVSAAHGPGLALVLGTVCAALAVVVNTVRFNKLRA, from the coding sequence GTGACGCAGGAACAGGAGGCGGCCGCGGGAGGCGGGGCCAAGCCCGCGCCGCCCGACGGCCTGCCGGCGCCGCGCCGGTACTGGGCGGCGGCCACCGTGATGACGGGCATCAGCCTGTCGGTGCTGGACACCACCATCGCCAACGTGGCGCTGCCCACGATCGCCAAGGATCTCGACGCCCTGCCCGCGCAGGCGGTCTGGATCGTCAACGCCTACAACCTGGCCGTCGTGATGGCGCTCTTGCCGCTGTCCGCGCTGGCCGAGCGCATCGGCTTTCGCCGCATGTTCACGTTCGGGCTGGTGCTGTTCACGCTGGCCTCGCTGGGCTGCGCGCTGGCCGGCACGCTGTGGCAGTTGACCGCCGCGCGCGTGTTCCAGGGCCTGGGCGCCGCCACGCTCATGTGCATGTTCGGCGGCCTGGTGCGCAACATCTACCCGCTCAAGATGCTGGGGCGGGGCATCAGCATCAACGCCACCACGGTGGCCGTGATGTCGGTGCTTGGCCCCACCATCGGCTCGGCGATCCTGTCCGTGGCGCCGTGGCCGTGGATCTTTGCCGTCAACCTGCCGATCTGCGCGCTTGCCATGTTCGGCCTGCGTCATCTGCCCGAAGTGCCGCGCAACAACGTGAAGTTGGATTGGATCAGCGCGCTGCTGTGCATGGCGACGCTGGGCGTGTTCATCTCCGGCGTGGACATGATGGGCGAGGACCTGTTGCGCGGCATCGGGCTGGTCGCGATTTCGGCGGTGGCGGGTATTGTGCTGGTGCGCCGCGCCAGCCAGCAGACCGCGCCGCTGGTGCCGGTGGACCTGCTTCGCATCCGGCCGCTGGCGTTTGCGGTGGGCGCGTCGGCCTGCACCTTTGCCGCGCAGATGGCGTCCTATGTGTCGCTGCCGTTTTACTTTCAGCAGGTGCTTGGCCGGCCTTATCTGGAAGTGGGCCTGCTGATGGGCGCGTGGCCGGTCGGCACGGCCATCATTGCGCCGCTGGCTGGACGCCTGTCCGACCGCTATTCCGCCGCCACGCTCAGCGGTATCGGGGCGGCCACGATGGTTGCGGGCATGCTGTGGCTGGCGCTCTTGCCGTCCACGGTGTCGAACTGGCCCGTCATCGCCGGCATGTTCGTGGCCGGCGTGGGCTTTGGCTTTTTTCAGACGCCGAACAACCGCGCGCTGCTGTCTGCCGCGCCCCGGCTACGCAGCGGCGCGGCGGGCGGGCTGCAGGCCACGACGCGGGTGTTCGGGCAGAGCTTCGGCACGGCGCTGG
- the glmU gene encoding bifunctional UDP-N-acetylglucosamine diphosphorylase/glucosamine-1-phosphate N-acetyltransferase GlmU: protein MLNVVILAAGLGKRMQSDLPKVLHTLAGKPMLSHVLDSARQLKPARIIVVVGHGADRVKQAFEGQPDLHFVLQQPQQGTGHAVQQAVPLLLEGDGKDDVTLVLYGDVPLVQPETLQRLLDARGQGAAVLTEVLADSTGYGRIVRDANGNVCRIVEHKDASEAEREIKEVNTGILSAPTAKLKNWLTRIDNNNAQGEYYLTDVVGLAVVDEVPVGAAQPGAGWETLGVNSRVQQAELERRWQAEQARRQLEAGVTLADPARFDVRGTLTCGRDVFIDVGCVFEGQVSLADGVRVGPHCVLRDVSVGAGTQIEAFSHLQQAEVGRDARVGPYARLRPGAELGDRSHVGNFVEIKKSVLGADSKANHLAYIGDADIGARVNVGAGTITCNYDGVNKHRTVIEDDAFIGSDTQLVAPVRVGRGATLGAGTTLTRDAPADKLTVSRAKQITVDGWQRPVKKS, encoded by the coding sequence ATGCTTAATGTTGTGATTCTTGCCGCCGGACTGGGTAAACGCATGCAGTCCGACCTTCCCAAAGTGCTCCACACGCTGGCCGGCAAACCCATGCTGTCGCACGTGCTGGACAGTGCGCGCCAACTGAAGCCCGCGCGCATCATCGTGGTGGTCGGCCATGGCGCCGATCGCGTCAAACAGGCGTTCGAAGGCCAGCCCGACCTGCACTTCGTGCTGCAGCAACCGCAACAGGGCACGGGCCACGCGGTGCAACAGGCCGTGCCGCTGCTGCTGGAAGGCGACGGCAAGGATGACGTCACGCTGGTGCTGTACGGCGACGTGCCGCTGGTGCAGCCGGAAACGCTGCAGCGCCTCTTGGACGCACGCGGCCAGGGCGCCGCCGTGCTGACCGAAGTGCTGGCCGACTCCACCGGCTATGGCCGCATTGTGCGCGACGCCAACGGCAACGTGTGCCGCATCGTCGAACACAAGGACGCCTCGGAAGCCGAGCGCGAGATCAAGGAAGTGAACACCGGCATCCTCAGCGCGCCGACCGCCAAGCTGAAGAACTGGCTGACCCGCATCGACAACAACAACGCCCAGGGCGAGTACTACCTGACCGACGTGGTGGGGCTGGCCGTGGTCGACGAAGTGCCCGTGGGCGCGGCCCAGCCGGGCGCTGGCTGGGAAACGCTGGGCGTGAACAGCCGCGTGCAGCAGGCCGAACTGGAGCGCCGCTGGCAGGCCGAGCAGGCCCGCCGCCAGCTCGAAGCCGGCGTCACGCTGGCCGACCCGGCGCGTTTTGACGTGCGGGGCACGCTCACCTGCGGCCGCGATGTGTTCATCGACGTGGGCTGCGTCTTCGAAGGCCAGGTCTCGCTGGCTGACGGCGTGCGCGTGGGCCCGCATTGCGTGCTGCGCGACGTCAGCGTTGGCGCGGGCACGCAGATCGAAGCCTTCAGCCACCTGCAGCAAGCCGAAGTCGGCCGCGATGCGCGCGTGGGTCCCTACGCCCGCCTGCGTCCCGGCGCCGAACTGGGCGACCGCAGCCACGTCGGCAACTTCGTCGAGATCAAGAAGAGCGTGCTGGGCGCGGACAGCAAGGCAAACCACCTTGCCTACATCGGCGACGCGGACATCGGCGCGCGCGTGAACGTGGGCGCGGGCACCATCACCTGCAACTACGACGGCGTCAACAAGCACCGCACCGTCATCGAAGACGACGCCTTCATCGGCTCGGACACGCAGCTCGTCGCGCCCGTGCGCGTCGGCCGCGGCGCCACGCTGGGCGCCGGCACCACCCTCACGCGCGACGCACCGGCCGACAAGCTGACGGTGTCGCGTGCCAAGCAGATCACCGTTGACGGATGGCAGCGCCCGGTAAAGAAGTCGTGA
- a CDS encoding PhaM family polyhydroxyalkanoate granule multifunctional regulatory protein yields the protein MSDQYNNPFVLPGMGQSSDLSGNPLLASMEMMRQAWAGLTGPGGLASSLPMAPPMNLEDLDRRIAELRSVENWLRMNLSMLSSTIQGMEVQRSTISTLRAFVDSASRMDMGASQDGAAPSPLEVALGLKPAAKAAGSAPSSNATAAKEKENAGTQSGAQSGTHPEGAGASAGAGPESAAAMSEQMGAAAQSASKAWWDLLQQQFNQIAAATAASMPAGTPEAPGAASAAKTKAEPASPKASAEPHATTGKPSAKPAAARKPAATKRTAKTAKKTGPADGKP from the coding sequence ATGAGCGACCAATACAACAACCCGTTCGTCCTGCCCGGCATGGGCCAGAGCTCTGATCTGTCGGGCAATCCGCTGCTGGCCAGCATGGAGATGATGCGCCAGGCGTGGGCCGGGTTGACCGGACCCGGCGGCCTGGCCAGCAGCCTGCCGATGGCGCCGCCGATGAATCTTGAAGACCTGGACCGCCGCATCGCCGAACTCCGCTCGGTGGAAAACTGGCTGCGCATGAATCTCAGCATGCTCTCCAGCACCATCCAGGGCATGGAAGTGCAGCGCTCCACCATCAGCACCTTGCGCGCCTTCGTGGACAGCGCATCGCGCATGGATATGGGCGCAAGCCAGGACGGCGCCGCGCCTTCGCCGCTGGAAGTCGCGCTGGGGTTGAAGCCCGCTGCGAAGGCGGCAGGGTCTGCGCCGTCCAGCAATGCGACCGCTGCCAAGGAAAAGGAAAACGCCGGCACGCAGTCTGGCGCGCAGTCTGGCACCCACCCCGAAGGCGCGGGCGCATCCGCCGGCGCGGGTCCCGAATCGGCCGCCGCCATGAGCGAGCAGATGGGCGCCGCGGCGCAGTCGGCGTCCAAGGCGTGGTGGGACCTGCTGCAACAGCAGTTCAATCAGATCGCCGCCGCCACCGCCGCGTCCATGCCCGCCGGGACACCGGAGGCGCCGGGCGCTGCCAGCGCCGCAAAGACCAAGGCCGAACCCGCGAGTCCCAAGGCGTCGGCCGAGCCGCACGCCACGACCGGAAAGCCGTCCGCCAAACCCGCCGCCGCGCGCAAGCCGGCAGCCACCAAGCGCACGGCCAAGACCGCCAAGAAAACCGGGCCTGCCGACGGCAAGCCCTGA